One genomic region from Sphingobacterium multivorum encodes:
- a CDS encoding RNA polymerase sigma factor: protein MNYTSEKELLEDFLNGEEQACAHVYNRYFSRICLYASSFVDESKEAEDIAEEGFLRLWQSRRRFESLSHLKAALYQATRHVGINHQTARQRRLNRVDSYVAQQEQNQKSYLHEIVYSEAMAELYEAIQKLPPKAREIIQLSYLEGNSNQEIADLLQLNIQTVKNQKLRALGLLRQHLKRDSFNYLLSLIVLFGKI from the coding sequence ATGAACTATACGAGCGAAAAAGAGCTGCTTGAAGATTTCCTCAACGGGGAGGAGCAGGCTTGTGCGCATGTATACAACCGTTATTTTAGTCGCATTTGTTTATACGCATCGAGCTTTGTGGATGAAAGCAAAGAAGCGGAAGATATTGCCGAGGAGGGATTTCTCCGCTTATGGCAGAGCAGACGGCGTTTTGAAAGTTTATCACATCTGAAGGCGGCGCTTTATCAGGCTACGCGTCATGTAGGCATCAATCACCAGACCGCTCGGCAGCGAAGATTGAATCGAGTCGATAGTTATGTGGCACAACAGGAACAGAATCAAAAATCTTATCTGCATGAAATTGTGTATAGCGAAGCCATGGCCGAACTCTACGAAGCCATTCAGAAGCTGCCACCCAAAGCACGTGAAATTATACAGCTGAGCTACCTCGAAGGCAACAGCAATCAGGAAATTGCGGATCTATTGCAACTAAATATTCAAACAGTAAAAAATCAAAAGTTACGTGCCCTAGGCCTGCTACGCCAACATTTAAAACGCGATTCCTTTAATTATCTACTCTCATTGATCGTCCTTTTTGGAAAAATTTAA
- a CDS encoding SusC/RagA family TonB-linked outer membrane protein gives MNRNYVSSFFCFPKERNRKVKWLLMASMLMSIGRLSAQEKVIHGKIISDQGKPIIGASIKVKNKTLSTSTNEKGEFVLKLNPGEILIVSNVGYNQAEYVIGNSSEISIPLVAAEIAVDEVVVVGYGKQKKVDLTSSIAVVDTKDLVKVPGGTIATLQSAVPGVQVTNGAIRIRGVGSINGTDPLYVVDGMIGGAMPDENNIASIQVLKDAASSAIYGSRGANGVILVTTKRGKAGEVKLDYNAFAGIKNISHNIPLLNGQQLAELINEEMYNKDPSRKDYLAALSKPSDIGQGYNMMDELLQTGNYQRHNLSVSGGSQNANFRLSGIYATDKSIIIQDKNKYYGAQFISDFTKGKLKIGETLSLGYTRRNWSDKNIIDAQKWSSTLPLYDANSSTGFAGAGNGTDVQSALANAYLNKNVNDNFSVNGNAWATYEIIKGLVYKFNMGIDLSRIRNEGYIGNYSVGQYQNHNPDELNISSSQNNRWLFENTLTYENSFGKHAISALAGITSEESRYNAVNAGARGLPSPDVLILNSASLASSRLVGSGVGQSAMYSMLGRINYNYDNRYLLTFNMRRDGSANFSNQYRYGNFPSVSAGWRISQESFMRAFPAISELKLRASYGLLGNSDIAQYQYQRTVSFDHVWYYLNNVMVTGALPQTPSNPNVKWESQYSTDLGLDLELFDHKLALTVDYYNKKTEDMLINVPISFTAGYGNNFPVLNAGSIRNRGWDILASYKDQVGNFGYRIGANISFVKNRVLSLGNNNEILWGSISPGGENVTRTAVGRSVGEFWGYTTNGLYTSQAQLDADKAFAPHAALGDVRFNDRNGDKVLNDQDKDFLGSPIPDFSYGFNADVNYQSAIGTFDLSMMWQGSQGNDIYNNSRYWGEGMYHYYNNFASTLDRYRAEELVFKNPISGETTIYPKNTDTDIPRAVLGDPNQNLRASNRFVEDGSYLRLKVVNIGYSFSSPRLERWKIDRLRFYVGAKNLLTFTKYSGYDPEVGSGDTRSNLSRGIDGQTPWGLSFPNSREYFMGIQFTF, from the coding sequence ATGAACAGAAATTATGTGTCTTCTTTCTTTTGTTTTCCTAAAGAAAGGAATAGGAAAGTGAAGTGGTTGTTAATGGCTTCCATGTTAATGTCCATTGGACGACTGTCTGCTCAAGAAAAGGTGATCCATGGAAAGATCATAAGTGATCAAGGAAAACCCATTATCGGGGCGTCGATCAAAGTAAAGAATAAAACCCTCAGTACTTCAACCAATGAGAAAGGCGAATTTGTACTCAAGCTCAATCCGGGTGAAATCCTAATTGTATCCAATGTGGGTTATAATCAGGCAGAATATGTAATCGGTAATTCTTCGGAAATTAGTATCCCGCTTGTTGCCGCAGAAATTGCGGTGGATGAAGTGGTTGTTGTGGGCTATGGCAAACAGAAAAAGGTGGATCTGACCTCTTCAATCGCTGTTGTGGACACCAAAGATCTGGTGAAAGTACCTGGAGGTACAATTGCTACGCTTCAGAGTGCCGTGCCTGGAGTGCAGGTAACCAATGGCGCTATCCGTATCCGTGGCGTTGGATCCATTAACGGAACCGATCCGCTCTATGTCGTGGATGGGATGATCGGCGGAGCTATGCCGGATGAAAATAATATTGCCAGTATTCAGGTTTTGAAAGATGCCGCATCAAGTGCCATCTATGGTTCCCGTGGGGCCAATGGCGTTATTTTGGTCACCACAAAACGGGGTAAAGCCGGAGAGGTGAAGCTCGATTATAATGCCTTCGCCGGCATCAAAAATATTTCCCATAATATACCTCTGCTGAACGGACAGCAACTGGCCGAATTGATTAATGAGGAAATGTACAATAAGGATCCTTCACGCAAAGATTATCTGGCCGCGCTGTCTAAACCCTCCGACATCGGGCAGGGGTATAATATGATGGACGAATTGCTGCAGACGGGCAATTATCAACGGCATAATCTCTCGGTTTCCGGCGGATCTCAAAACGCCAATTTTCGGCTTAGCGGTATCTATGCGACAGACAAATCCATTATTATTCAAGATAAAAATAAGTATTATGGCGCCCAATTTATCTCTGATTTTACCAAAGGAAAACTCAAGATAGGCGAAACCCTTTCCTTAGGTTACACCCGCCGCAACTGGAGCGACAAAAATATCATCGATGCGCAAAAGTGGTCCTCGACATTACCGCTCTACGATGCCAACAGCAGCACTGGTTTTGCCGGAGCTGGCAATGGAACGGATGTGCAGAGTGCATTGGCAAATGCATACCTCAATAAAAACGTCAATGACAACTTTTCGGTAAACGGCAATGCGTGGGCTACTTATGAGATCATCAAAGGACTGGTATATAAATTTAACATGGGCATTGATCTTAGCCGCATACGCAATGAAGGCTATATTGGTAATTACTCCGTTGGTCAATATCAGAACCATAATCCGGATGAACTTAATATTTCCAGCAGTCAGAATAACCGCTGGTTGTTTGAAAACACGCTGACTTATGAAAACAGCTTTGGTAAGCATGCGATTTCGGCTTTGGCGGGAATCACTTCAGAAGAATCCCGCTATAATGCTGTCAATGCTGGGGCCCGCGGTTTGCCGAGTCCGGATGTTTTGATCCTTAATTCGGCATCCCTGGCGAGTTCCCGTCTTGTGGGGTCAGGTGTGGGACAGTCGGCCATGTATTCCATGCTGGGGCGTATCAACTATAATTATGACAATCGTTACCTGTTGACCTTTAACATGCGGCGGGATGGATCGGCCAATTTCAGTAATCAATACCGCTATGGAAATTTCCCTTCGGTATCTGCAGGCTGGCGCATCAGCCAGGAATCCTTTATGAGAGCGTTTCCTGCAATCAGCGAATTGAAGCTCCGGGCTAGTTACGGGCTTCTGGGTAATTCGGATATTGCACAATATCAGTATCAACGGACGGTTAGTTTCGACCATGTCTGGTATTACCTGAACAATGTGATGGTCACGGGGGCCCTGCCACAGACTCCCTCGAATCCGAATGTAAAATGGGAAAGTCAGTATTCAACTGATCTTGGTCTCGATCTGGAGCTTTTTGATCATAAATTGGCTTTGACAGTTGATTACTATAATAAAAAGACCGAGGACATGCTGATCAATGTACCCATTTCATTTACCGCAGGCTATGGTAACAACTTTCCCGTGCTGAATGCCGGTAGCATACGGAATCGGGGCTGGGATATCCTGGCTTCCTACAAAGATCAGGTCGGTAATTTTGGCTATCGTATCGGCGCCAATATTTCATTTGTGAAAAACCGCGTGCTGAGTCTGGGCAACAATAATGAAATTTTATGGGGAAGTATCTCTCCTGGGGGTGAAAACGTCACAAGAACAGCAGTTGGTCGTTCGGTAGGGGAATTTTGGGGCTACACCACCAACGGTTTATATACCAGTCAGGCACAATTGGATGCTGATAAAGCTTTTGCACCCCATGCAGCATTGGGCGATGTACGCTTCAATGACCGAAATGGCGACAAGGTCTTAAATGATCAGGATAAGGACTTCTTGGGAAGCCCGATACCTGATTTTAGCTATGGTTTCAATGCTGACGTTAACTACCAGAGTGCTATTGGTACCTTTGACCTATCGATGATGTGGCAAGGAAGTCAAGGAAACGATATCTACAACAATAGCCGATACTGGGGCGAGGGGATGTACCATTACTACAATAATTTTGCGTCAACACTTGATCGCTACCGCGCAGAAGAACTTGTCTTCAAAAATCCCATATCCGGTGAAACGACCATCTATCCCAAAAATACAGATACCGATATTCCACGTGCTGTACTCGGCGACCCGAATCAAAATTTAAGGGCATCCAACAGGTTTGTGGAGGATGGTTCTTATCTGCGGCTCAAAGTCGTCAACATTGGTTACAGTTTTTCAAGTCCTAGACTTGAACGTTGGAAGATCGACCGACTGCGGTTTTACGTAGGCGCAAAAAACCTACTGACCTTTACCAAGTATTCAGGTTATGATCCCGAAGTGGGCTCGGGCGATACACGCTCCAATCTAAGCCGTGGTATCGATGGGCAAACGCCTTGGGGGTTGAGCTTTCCAAATTCAAGAGAGTATTTTATGGGTATTCAATTTACATTCTAA
- a CDS encoding transposase has protein sequence MMKKNTLIFSKPTQWLFYSICAYFLVNGAQLWETALMVPAWTAAPPASLLIFQKPYALDFKLFWIVMHSLHEIIFLGALCYNWKIKARRDLMLVLFLAHLALRIWTLIYFAPTLMEFQRLPYSDTVDLILKEKAMQWRNLNIVRVVLFFMLNFLLICGLKIKDNSNE, from the coding sequence ATGATGAAGAAGAATACCCTTATATTTTCAAAACCAACACAGTGGTTGTTCTATTCGATTTGTGCTTACTTCTTAGTGAATGGCGCACAGCTTTGGGAGACAGCACTGATGGTGCCGGCATGGACAGCGGCACCTCCCGCTTCATTGCTTATTTTTCAGAAGCCTTACGCTTTGGATTTTAAGTTATTTTGGATTGTTATGCACAGTCTACATGAAATCATCTTTCTTGGTGCCTTATGTTATAATTGGAAAATTAAAGCGCGCCGAGATTTGATGCTCGTGCTGTTTTTGGCCCATTTGGCCCTTCGAATCTGGACCCTGATCTACTTTGCGCCCACCCTGATGGAATTTCAGCGATTGCCCTACAGCGATACCGTGGATCTGATCCTGAAAGAGAAAGCCATGCAGTGGCGCAATCTCAATATTGTGCGTGTGGTCCTATTTTTTATGCTCAACTTTTTACTGATCTGCGGATTAAAAATAAAAGATAACAGCAATGAATAA
- a CDS encoding trypsin-like peptidase domain-containing protein has translation MTPCSNKISESTFLRYLIIWTILCLITGFNYCLAQHKQTADREIPRSFIDRALAASIKMFGIDSASSQQNSAPFSGVIVRSDGTILTVAHSTKPGNFYRVIFPDGKQGVAKALGRLVVDQQSNLPDIAMMKMQGEGPWPFAEMGWSSSIAEKQPCFGLSYPETLPFNIPFLRTGRILKKMDDYGFIQSSSIMEPGDSGGPLFDTLGRVIGLHSRIDAAEGINFEVPINSYRIYWSSLTHPVAINSYPTATDSIGSDPLAKNLVVFAIKKPTQDPKTNVQSIPIHSTLQGDSMHILGTAFNLANNEQVIVSKSSQIGAAPMAKFHNSTYALKILLRDEENDLIALISDHKFPAITVSANTGLAIPDSLLGIKLWSLLADTKRKSGVLGMPPRTFPRIPIPGTFDAQMQEIAGLPTLTKVDSMGAAGRAGLRIGDQIMALNGQDVASALKINAAMQQFSAGDTLAVQFRRGVTALHTQVILSKWAVQQNPHPANHIPKGKSTRRDNFPRVFLHDSRIHADECGSPIIDSEGNFIGLNIARFSHTACLAIPRDTILDILSKAQHLISSSKR, from the coding sequence ATGACACCTTGCTCCAACAAAATTTCTGAAAGCACCTTTCTCCGATACCTCATTATCTGGACAATTTTGTGCTTGATCACAGGCTTCAATTACTGCTTAGCGCAGCATAAGCAGACCGCTGACCGCGAGATACCGAGATCTTTTATTGACCGAGCGCTAGCGGCTTCCATAAAAATGTTCGGCATAGACAGTGCGAGCAGTCAGCAAAACAGTGCGCCTTTCAGTGGAGTCATCGTGCGCTCGGATGGAACGATCCTTACGGTGGCGCATTCCACCAAGCCGGGCAATTTTTATCGGGTGATTTTTCCTGATGGCAAGCAGGGTGTTGCCAAAGCGCTCGGACGACTGGTCGTCGACCAACAGAGCAACCTGCCCGATATTGCGATGATGAAGATGCAGGGCGAAGGTCCTTGGCCCTTTGCTGAAATGGGCTGGTCGTCATCCATCGCCGAAAAGCAACCCTGCTTTGGATTATCCTATCCCGAAACCCTGCCCTTCAACATCCCTTTTCTCCGCACTGGCCGCATTCTAAAAAAAATGGATGACTACGGTTTTATTCAAAGTAGCAGTATTATGGAGCCCGGTGATTCCGGCGGTCCATTATTTGACACCTTAGGCCGCGTAATTGGCCTACATAGTCGTATCGATGCTGCGGAGGGCATCAATTTTGAAGTACCTATAAACAGCTATCGCATCTATTGGAGCTCGCTGACCCATCCGGTTGCAATAAACAGTTACCCCACTGCTACTGATTCAATCGGTAGCGATCCCTTAGCGAAAAACCTCGTGGTATTCGCAATCAAAAAGCCGACACAAGACCCCAAAACAAATGTTCAGTCTATCCCTATCCACAGTACATTGCAGGGAGATAGCATGCATATATTAGGCACCGCATTTAATCTGGCAAACAACGAGCAGGTGATAGTATCCAAGAGTAGCCAGATTGGCGCAGCGCCAATGGCCAAATTTCACAACAGCACCTATGCTTTGAAGATCCTGCTTAGAGATGAAGAAAACGACCTGATCGCACTTATAAGTGATCATAAATTTCCGGCAATCACTGTATCGGCGAACACGGGACTAGCCATTCCTGATTCTTTACTTGGTATAAAGCTGTGGTCGCTGCTTGCAGACACTAAACGTAAAAGCGGTGTCCTAGGCATGCCGCCGCGAACCTTTCCACGCATACCTATTCCGGGCACGTTCGATGCGCAGATGCAGGAGATTGCAGGTCTTCCAACCTTAACAAAAGTGGACAGTATGGGTGCTGCAGGACGGGCTGGACTTCGTATTGGAGATCAAATCATGGCATTAAACGGCCAGGATGTTGCAAGTGCCCTCAAAATCAATGCTGCCATGCAGCAATTTTCTGCAGGCGATACACTAGCAGTTCAATTCCGTCGCGGGGTGACGGCACTACATACCCAGGTCATTCTGTCCAAATGGGCAGTGCAGCAAAACCCACATCCCGCCAATCACATTCCCAAAGGAAAATCAACGCGCAGGGATAATTTTCCACGTGTATTTCTCCACGATTCCCGCATTCATGCCGACGAATGCGGAAGTCCGATCATCGACAGCGAAGGCAATTTTATAGGACTCAATATTGCACGCTTTAGTCATACAGCTTGCCTTGCTATCCCCCGAGATACTATTCTGGACATTTTATCCAAAGCACAACACCTCATTAGCAGCTCAAAAAGATGA
- a CDS encoding alpha-L-fucosidase has protein sequence MDRRTAIKFLGATIPTLFLGKFSAAHTYLGRVPFHPDWRSLENYQVPNWFRDAKFGIWAHWGPQCQPERGDWYARGMYQEGSDQYQYHLEKYGHPSVFGFKDVIHQWKAENWNPEELMDLYKNAGAQYFMALANHHDNLDLFRSSHHQWNSVNVGPKKDIVGGWERAAKKRGLKFGVSVHAAHAWTWYETAQRSDKAGKFAGIPYDGKLTKKDGVGKWWADYDPQELYAQDHEPSLDSKDDNTVHRQWHWDVASGVSVPHKAYCENFKARTLELMYNYKPDMVYFDDTVLPLYPISNVGLEIAADFYNKSMQANKGKVDVVINGKILNEQQRKCLVWDIERGQSNTIEPQPWQTCTCIGSWHYDRRIYENNQYKSAKTVIHMLIDVVSKNGNLLLSVPLRGDGSIDDRAKEVVQGIGSWMAIHKEAIIGTRPWRIFGEGPAQEEAPTLHVQGFNEGKGKAFTGDDVRFTTKGNTVYAFIMGTTTGTQITIKSLGRSTGHTRKVSQVELLGTDDRISFRQLDNALQVSLPDDFVQNNIATVLKIT, from the coding sequence ATGGACAGAAGAACAGCAATTAAGTTTCTCGGTGCAACTATTCCGACGCTTTTCCTTGGCAAATTTAGCGCTGCACACACCTATTTGGGAAGAGTACCTTTTCATCCCGACTGGCGCTCACTTGAAAATTATCAGGTACCTAATTGGTTTAGGGATGCCAAATTTGGTATATGGGCACATTGGGGGCCACAGTGTCAGCCGGAAAGGGGCGACTGGTATGCACGCGGTATGTATCAGGAAGGATCCGATCAATACCAGTATCATCTCGAAAAATATGGACATCCTTCCGTTTTTGGTTTCAAGGATGTGATCCATCAATGGAAAGCCGAAAATTGGAATCCGGAAGAGCTGATGGACCTCTATAAAAATGCCGGTGCCCAGTATTTCATGGCCCTAGCCAATCATCATGATAATCTGGATCTTTTCCGCAGTAGCCACCATCAATGGAATAGCGTCAATGTTGGCCCCAAAAAAGATATTGTAGGCGGCTGGGAGCGTGCTGCCAAAAAACGAGGACTCAAATTTGGTGTGAGCGTTCACGCAGCCCATGCCTGGACCTGGTATGAGACAGCGCAACGAAGTGATAAAGCCGGAAAGTTTGCCGGAATACCATACGATGGGAAGCTGACAAAGAAAGATGGCGTCGGAAAATGGTGGGCAGATTACGATCCACAGGAGCTCTACGCTCAGGATCATGAGCCTAGTTTAGATAGCAAAGACGACAACACGGTTCATCGGCAGTGGCATTGGGATGTCGCCTCCGGCGTGAGCGTACCGCATAAAGCGTACTGTGAAAATTTTAAAGCGCGCACCCTGGAACTGATGTATAACTACAAGCCCGACATGGTTTACTTCGACGATACGGTACTGCCGCTTTATCCAATCAGCAATGTTGGACTGGAGATCGCGGCCGACTTTTATAATAAAAGTATGCAGGCAAACAAAGGCAAGGTTGATGTGGTCATCAACGGTAAAATCCTGAATGAACAGCAACGGAAATGCTTGGTATGGGATATCGAACGGGGACAGAGCAATACCATTGAACCGCAGCCCTGGCAGACCTGCACTTGCATAGGTTCCTGGCATTATGATCGCCGGATTTATGAGAATAATCAGTATAAATCGGCCAAAACCGTCATTCACATGTTGATTGATGTAGTTAGTAAAAATGGTAATTTACTATTGAGCGTACCCTTGCGCGGCGATGGTTCTATCGACGATAGGGCGAAGGAAGTGGTACAAGGCATAGGAAGCTGGATGGCCATACACAAAGAAGCCATTATTGGAACGCGTCCTTGGCGCATTTTTGGTGAGGGACCCGCACAAGAGGAAGCTCCTACATTGCATGTGCAGGGCTTCAATGAAGGAAAAGGTAAAGCTTTTACCGGCGATGATGTCCGTTTTACGACAAAGGGAAATACAGTGTATGCCTTTATTATGGGAACAACGACTGGAACGCAGATTACAATCAAGTCATTGGGCCGTTCGACAGGCCATACGCGAAAGGTCAGTCAGGTAGAGCTGCTCGGAACGGATGATCGGATTTCCTTTCGACAACTCGACAATGCCCTGCAAGTATCGCTACCCGACGACTTCGTTCAAAACAATATTGCGACAGTATTAAAAATTACCTGA
- a CDS encoding FecR family protein, with the protein MDPKEEEKLIRISSLVLREMRGTLSGEDRLFLERWLQESVMNKQIYWRCLDEEQQREAYASLQHFEKQRNFESIKAKLSFRSSTKRSGLLQRLWPYVAAASVLLALSVVWYWNQDNSRPVQTQFEAVNDRLPASHRAIITLSDGRQYALDRGEKQVVIDGGGIRYNDGHEVASIDAAVSARIETPRGGTYEVTLPDGTQVKLNAGTTLAYPTVFAKDRREVSLQGEAYFEVAKRKDQPFIVHTKNQQVQVLGTHFNINAYPTAAQTKTTLLEGKVQVKELIKGQKVTLLPGDQSVNAGTQLTKHPVNIAQEMAWVYGKFNFDGKSLRQVMDELSQWYAVDVVYKGDVPDVSFFGGTFRTSKLSTILKILKDQDLSYHLTDDGKLIIEKNNPKAQKGGQ; encoded by the coding sequence ATGGACCCTAAAGAAGAAGAAAAACTTATCCGTATCAGTTCGCTTGTCCTCCGTGAAATGCGGGGAACGCTCAGCGGCGAAGACCGTCTTTTTTTGGAACGCTGGCTGCAAGAATCCGTGATGAACAAACAGATTTATTGGCGTTGCCTGGATGAGGAGCAGCAGCGTGAGGCTTATGCCAGTCTACAGCATTTTGAAAAGCAACGTAATTTTGAGTCGATAAAAGCTAAGCTTTCCTTTCGTTCTTCAACCAAAAGGTCTGGGCTGCTGCAGCGTCTATGGCCTTATGTTGCTGCCGCTAGTGTGCTGTTAGCACTTTCGGTTGTGTGGTATTGGAATCAGGATAACAGCCGGCCGGTTCAAACCCAATTTGAGGCTGTAAATGACCGCCTTCCGGCTTCCCATCGGGCGATTATAACACTCTCAGATGGTAGACAATATGCTTTGGATAGGGGCGAAAAGCAAGTCGTGATCGATGGCGGAGGTATACGTTATAACGATGGTCATGAAGTGGCGTCGATCGATGCAGCGGTATCTGCCCGGATAGAAACTCCGCGTGGTGGTACCTACGAGGTCACTTTGCCCGATGGCACTCAGGTGAAGCTAAATGCTGGGACTACACTTGCTTATCCGACGGTATTCGCGAAAGACAGACGCGAGGTCAGTCTCCAGGGCGAGGCCTATTTTGAAGTTGCAAAACGCAAAGATCAACCTTTTATTGTGCACACCAAAAATCAACAGGTGCAGGTGCTTGGAACGCATTTTAATATCAATGCCTATCCGACAGCAGCACAGACAAAAACAACCTTGCTGGAGGGAAAAGTACAGGTAAAAGAATTGATCAAAGGCCAAAAAGTAACCTTGCTCCCCGGCGATCAGTCGGTCAATGCCGGAACGCAGCTTACCAAGCATCCGGTCAACATAGCGCAGGAAATGGCTTGGGTATATGGCAAATTCAACTTTGACGGAAAATCACTTCGGCAAGTCATGGATGAACTGTCTCAATGGTATGCGGTTGATGTGGTTTATAAGGGCGATGTACCCGATGTTTCCTTCTTCGGGGGAACATTCAGAACGAGCAAGTTATCAACGATCCTAAAAATATTAAAAGACCAGGACCTGTCCTATCATTTGACGGACGATGGGAAACTCATCATTGAAAAAAATAATCCTAAAGCACAGAAAGGAGGGCAGTAA
- a CDS encoding RagB/SusD family nutrient uptake outer membrane protein has translation MNRKYIKLAAAALLIQFSSCKPNLDLSNPQELSTDTYYKTADQLENSVIPAYQALIGRTQGGYARSLYFELLAPGDDYNHTFKWEPMYQDTYNTPASDGMAAQTWRDFWNGVFAANLAIDRIQKFEGEIDQNRKNRLLGEAYFLRALNYLHLSMLFGETIPLINKPVETNEDYYPGNAQAGAVYALIVDGFKRASELLPTRAALYADSKMIGRATKGAAQAYLAKTYLYKPILAKGQAADFANAEIQLKSVIDSKEYQLMSAYSDNFLEKKENNQESVFEVQLYNGPGWLGDDISSSWRWQEIGMFDGTGGAWWNLAPNKMAHDEFEEGDPRKYMTLWCENGAKFTQLDGKVTTYTDWMKNLATNKDFFGTRKYCPDVQIADFDNGNNDRIFRYSDVLLLYAECLNERGDIAGAKQYINLVRKRANNIVPDEQPHLWYQKSNGTIPDVDGLIAQGLVKNGVPLNTIKNIIVHERFVEFLGEYQRYFDLLRWGMANPSWLEPLKKGGWSTKAMFYPFPQSELDNNKNLKGNDMNN, from the coding sequence ATGAATAGAAAATATATAAAACTCGCAGCTGCTGCATTGCTGATACAGTTTTCAAGCTGCAAACCGAATCTGGATCTCTCCAACCCGCAGGAATTGTCGACAGACACCTATTATAAAACAGCAGATCAATTGGAAAATTCGGTCATACCGGCCTACCAAGCGTTAATCGGCCGCACACAGGGTGGATATGCGCGCAGTTTGTATTTCGAGCTCTTGGCTCCTGGGGATGATTATAATCATACCTTCAAATGGGAACCCATGTATCAGGATACCTACAATACCCCTGCGAGCGATGGGATGGCAGCCCAGACCTGGAGAGATTTTTGGAACGGGGTGTTTGCGGCTAATTTAGCCATCGATCGGATTCAGAAGTTTGAAGGCGAAATAGATCAAAATAGAAAGAATAGACTCTTGGGGGAAGCGTATTTTTTGAGAGCGCTGAACTATTTGCACCTGAGCATGTTGTTTGGCGAAACCATTCCGCTGATCAATAAACCTGTCGAGACCAACGAAGATTACTATCCCGGCAATGCACAGGCGGGGGCCGTATATGCCCTAATCGTGGATGGCTTTAAGAGGGCCTCGGAATTGTTGCCAACGCGGGCAGCACTCTATGCCGACAGTAAAATGATCGGTCGGGCAACCAAAGGTGCAGCACAGGCTTACTTGGCTAAAACCTACCTGTACAAACCGATTTTGGCAAAAGGACAGGCAGCGGATTTTGCAAATGCCGAGATTCAATTGAAAAGCGTTATTGATAGCAAGGAATATCAGTTGATGTCCGCATACAGCGATAATTTTTTGGAAAAGAAAGAGAATAATCAAGAATCGGTTTTCGAAGTGCAACTTTACAATGGCCCGGGTTGGCTAGGGGACGATATATCGAGTTCATGGCGGTGGCAGGAAATCGGAATGTTTGACGGAACGGGTGGTGCCTGGTGGAATCTGGCGCCCAATAAAATGGCACATGATGAATTTGAAGAAGGAGATCCCCGGAAATATATGACGCTTTGGTGCGAGAATGGTGCAAAGTTTACGCAGCTGGACGGTAAGGTCACGACCTATACGGACTGGATGAAAAACCTGGCGACCAATAAAGATTTCTTTGGTACCCGGAAATATTGTCCGGATGTTCAGATCGCTGACTTTGATAATGGCAACAATGATCGTATTTTTCGCTATAGCGATGTGCTGCTGCTTTATGCGGAATGTCTCAATGAACGTGGCGATATCGCCGGAGCGAAACAATACATCAACCTGGTGCGTAAGCGCGCCAATAATATCGTTCCGGATGAGCAGCCACACCTATGGTATCAAAAATCCAATGGAACAATTCCTGATGTAGATGGATTGATCGCCCAGGGATTAGTAAAAAACGGCGTTCCTTTAAATACGATCAAAAATATTATCGTGCATGAGCGATTTGTTGAATTTTTGGGTGAATATCAACGTTATTTTGACCTGTTACGGTGGGGGATGGCCAATCCAAGCTGGCTGGAACCTTTAAAAAAAGGCGGCTGGTCTACCAAAGCAATGTTCTATCCTTTTCCACAGTCGGAATTGGACAACAATAAAAATTTGAAAGGCAATGATATGAACAATTGA